One stretch of Desulfobacteraceae bacterium DNA includes these proteins:
- the hflK gene encoding FtsH protease activity modulator HflK — MSWDWEKLKQQQQQHRGGPPPQVDEILQKLKNMKFRGGPLIILALVLIFFGSSMFFTVKQDEVGIVQRFGRYVRTAQPGLSFKLPTGIERVTKVNVTRVETAEFGFRSGPQTNPSRFGTAITADTADSLMLTGDLNVAVVPWIVQYRVKDPYNFLFKVEDPKRLLQDMAEAAMRLVVGDRSIDEVISKREEIAVEAKAVLQTELDQAESGIHIVTIELQRTNVPGPVQPSFNEVNQATQEKEQMIYRAREDYNKAIPAARGEAERTIRAAEGYALDRINRAEGDASRFTAQYAEYAKAQDVTKRRLYLETIREVFPKFGSTFIVDSDQKNVLPLLNLGKEGGVVK; from the coding sequence ATGAGTTGGGATTGGGAAAAACTTAAGCAACAGCAACAGCAGCATCGGGGCGGCCCCCCGCCCCAGGTGGATGAAATCCTTCAGAAACTCAAAAACATGAAATTTCGGGGAGGGCCGCTGATCATTCTGGCGCTGGTCCTCATATTTTTCGGCTCCTCGATGTTCTTTACGGTCAAGCAGGATGAAGTGGGCATCGTACAGCGTTTTGGCCGCTACGTCCGCACCGCCCAACCGGGGCTGAGCTTCAAGCTGCCCACCGGGATCGAGCGGGTCACCAAGGTAAATGTCACGCGGGTGGAGACGGCGGAATTCGGCTTCCGCTCCGGCCCCCAAACCAACCCCTCCCGTTTCGGCACCGCGATCACCGCCGACACCGCTGATTCCCTGATGCTGACCGGCGATCTGAACGTCGCCGTGGTCCCCTGGATCGTTCAATACCGGGTCAAGGACCCTTACAATTTCCTCTTCAAGGTGGAGGACCCGAAGCGTCTGCTGCAGGATATGGCCGAAGCGGCCATGCGGCTGGTGGTCGGGGATCGAAGCATCGACGAGGTGATCTCAAAACGTGAAGAAATCGCCGTGGAGGCCAAAGCCGTTCTGCAAACCGAGCTCGACCAGGCGGAAAGCGGCATCCATATCGTCACCATCGAACTGCAGCGCACCAACGTCCCCGGCCCGGTGCAACCGTCCTTTAACGAAGTCAACCAGGCCACCCAGGAAAAGGAGCAGATGATCTACCGCGCCCGGGAGGACTACAACAAGGCCATACCGGCCGCTCGCGGTGAGGCCGAGCGGACCATCCGCGCCGCGGAAGGCTACGCGCTGGACCGCATCAACCGGGCCGAGGGCGATGCCTCCCGCTTTACCGCCCAGTACGCGGAATATGCCAAGGCTCAGGATGTCACCAAGCGGCGGCTTTACCTGGAAACCATCCGGGAGGTCTTCCCCAAGTTCGGGTCGACCTTCATCGTTGACTCGGATCAAAAAAATGTTCTGCCCCTGTTGAACCTGGGCAAAGAAGGCGGTGTCGTAAAATGA
- the hflC gene encoding protease modulator HflC, producing MKFKGIILVLVVALVFLGFASAYVVDETEQVVITQFGRIVGEPKTDPGLKFRIPFLQNANYFPKILLQWDGDPGQIPTLDKTFIWVDTFARWRIVDPVKFFQTVNNINSAQYRLNDIIDPAVRNLITENRLIETVRATNRQLGAGFGDDEQAKPSFYVVTTGRQKITEAILKQAQPKLSPFGIELVDVKIKRVNYVEQVQESVFNRMIAERQQIAEKFRSEGKGEAQKILGEKERDLKRITSEAYRKAQELKGAADAEATAIYAKAYSADPDFYSFIKTLEIYTGAMNDKSSLVLSTDSEFLKYLKGYQSQP from the coding sequence ATGAAATTCAAAGGCATAATTCTGGTTCTGGTCGTGGCGCTGGTCTTTCTGGGCTTTGCCTCGGCCTACGTGGTGGATGAAACCGAACAGGTGGTGATCACCCAGTTCGGCCGGATCGTCGGGGAACCCAAAACCGATCCGGGACTCAAGTTCAGGATCCCGTTTCTGCAAAACGCCAACTACTTCCCCAAGATCCTCTTGCAGTGGGATGGCGACCCCGGTCAGATTCCGACCCTAGACAAAACCTTCATCTGGGTCGACACCTTCGCCCGCTGGCGAATCGTCGACCCCGTCAAGTTCTTTCAAACCGTCAACAACATCAACAGTGCCCAGTACCGCTTGAACGACATCATTGACCCGGCGGTGCGCAACCTGATCACCGAAAACCGCCTGATCGAGACCGTCCGGGCCACCAACCGGCAGCTGGGTGCCGGTTTCGGCGACGACGAGCAGGCCAAACCGTCGTTCTACGTGGTTACCACCGGCCGGCAGAAAATAACCGAAGCGATCCTGAAGCAGGCCCAGCCGAAACTCTCGCCGTTCGGAATCGAACTGGTGGATGTCAAGATCAAGCGGGTCAACTACGTGGAGCAGGTGCAGGAATCGGTTTTCAACCGCATGATCGCCGAACGTCAGCAGATCGCGGAAAAGTTCCGCTCCGAGGGCAAGGGGGAGGCCCAGAAGATTTTGGGTGAAAAGGAGCGTGACCTCAAAAGGATCACCTCTGAGGCCTATCGCAAGGCCCAGGAGTTGAAGGGTGCGGCCGACGCCGAGGCCACCGCGATTTATGCCAAAGCATACAGTGCCGACCCCGACTTTTACTCTTTCATCAAAACGCTGGAAATATACACCGGTGCGATGAACGACAAAAGCTCCCTGGTGCTCTCCACCGATTCGGAGTTCCTGAAATACCTCAAGGGCTACCAGTCCCAACCCTGA
- a CDS encoding AURKAIP1/COX24 domain-containing protein, producing MGSVIKKRRKKMRKHKHRKLLARTRHQRRKGK from the coding sequence TTGGGCAGCGTTATCAAGAAAAGAAGAAAAAAGATGAGAAAACATAAGCATCGAAAGCTGTTGGCCCGCACGAGACATCAGAGAAGAAAGGGTAAGTAG